The Sinorhizobium terangae genome has a window encoding:
- the nifB gene encoding nitrogenase cofactor biosynthesis protein NifB: protein MSSPMISLKSLTSTTTMNQLLATAKSGACASSSCGSPAKPDDVDPATWEKIKDHPCYSEEAHHYFARMHVAVAPACNIQCNYCNRKYDCANESRPGVVSERLTPDQALRKVIAVANEVPQLSVLGIAGPGDACYDWKKTKATFERVASEIPDIKLCLSTNGLALPDHVDELADMNVDHVTITINMVDPEIGAKIYPWIFHDHRRFTGLEAAKILHERQMLGLEMLTARGILTKINSVMIPGVNDDHLIEVNKWVKERGAFLHNVMPLISDPEHGTHYGLTGQRGPRAVELKTLQDRLDGGARLMRHCRQCRADAVGLLGEDRGREFTLDRIPGEVSYDASKRETYREVVARERGDHVAAKSEAIGMVKTAGSSGLLLVAVATKGGGRINEHFGHAKEFQVYEASAIGINLVGHRKVEQYCRGGWGEESTLDEVIAALEGIDILLCAKIGDCPKDQLTKAGVRVTDDYGYDYIETAISALYAAEFGLEPLAATA, encoded by the coding sequence ATGTCCTCACCGATGATTTCGCTTAAAAGCCTGACCAGCACGACAACCATGAACCAGCTGCTGGCGACCGCGAAGTCCGGTGCTTGCGCATCCTCGTCCTGCGGCTCGCCCGCAAAGCCGGACGACGTGGACCCTGCTACCTGGGAGAAGATCAAGGACCATCCCTGCTATTCAGAAGAAGCGCACCACTATTTCGCACGCATGCACGTCGCAGTCGCACCAGCCTGCAATATCCAGTGTAACTACTGCAATCGTAAATATGACTGCGCCAATGAAAGCCGGCCCGGGGTCGTCTCGGAAAGGCTCACGCCGGATCAGGCGCTGCGAAAAGTCATTGCGGTCGCCAATGAAGTCCCGCAGCTTTCCGTGCTCGGTATCGCCGGACCGGGCGATGCCTGCTATGACTGGAAGAAGACAAAGGCGACATTTGAACGAGTCGCGAGCGAAATCCCCGACATCAAGCTGTGCCTTTCGACGAACGGCCTAGCGCTGCCCGACCATGTCGACGAGCTTGCTGACATGAACGTTGATCACGTGACGATCACCATCAACATGGTCGATCCGGAAATCGGCGCGAAGATATATCCCTGGATTTTTCATGACCACCGCCGCTTTACCGGGCTTGAAGCCGCCAAAATCCTGCACGAGCGGCAGATGTTGGGTCTGGAAATGCTGACCGCGCGCGGCATCCTCACCAAGATCAATTCGGTGATGATCCCCGGGGTGAACGACGATCACCTGATCGAGGTGAACAAATGGGTCAAGGAGCGCGGCGCGTTCCTGCATAACGTGATGCCGCTGATTTCCGACCCGGAGCATGGCACCCATTACGGCCTGACCGGGCAGCGCGGCCCGCGGGCGGTCGAACTGAAGACGCTTCAAGATCGTCTCGATGGGGGCGCCAGATTGATGCGCCATTGCCGGCAGTGCCGGGCCGATGCGGTCGGCCTGCTGGGCGAGGATCGTGGCCGGGAATTTACCCTAGACCGGATTCCCGGCGAGGTAAGCTACGACGCCAGCAAGCGCGAGACCTATCGGGAGGTGGTCGCGCGCGAGCGAGGTGATCACGTGGCGGCCAAGAGCGAGGCAATCGGGATGGTCAAGACGGCAGGCTCCAGTGGGTTACTCCTCGTCGCCGTAGCCACCAAAGGCGGCGGCCGTATCAACGAACATTTCGGCCATGCGAAGGAATTCCAGGTTTATGAAGCCTCGGCCATCGGGATCAACCTCGTCGGGCATCGCAAGGTCGAGCAGTATTGCCGCGGCGGCTGGGGCGAGGAGTCCACCCTCGATGAGGTCATCGCTGCGCTCGAAGGTATCGATATCCTGTTGTGCGCCAAAATAGGAGATTGCCCCAAGGATCAGCTCACGAAGGCCGGAGTCCGAGTAACGGACGATTATGGCTATGACTACATCGAGACGGCCATCAGCGCGCTTTACGCCGCCGAATTTGGGCTCGAGCCACTGGCGGCTACGGCCTGA
- a CDS encoding 4Fe-4S binding protein: MAFRIIASQCTQCGACEFECPSGAIKFKGEAYVIDPEKCTECKGEFELQQCASVCPVPKTCVPA; the protein is encoded by the coding sequence ATGGCCTTCCGGATCATCGCATCCCAATGCACCCAATGCGGTGCCTGTGAGTTCGAATGTCCCTCCGGCGCGATCAAGTTCAAGGGAGAGGCCTACGTGATCGATCCGGAAAAGTGCACCGAATGCAAGGGAGAATTCGAATTGCAGCAATGTGCCTCCGTATGTCCAGTGCCAAAGACCTGCGTTCCCGCCTGA
- a CDS encoding nitrogen fixation protein NifZ, translated as MGLQREQEVEIRKPPRFMPGERVRATRHVKNDGTYPGKNIGENLVRKGDEGYVRDIGTFLQQFYVYAVEWVDRGTVVGMRARELTSLQRAATVLNEGIAK; from the coding sequence ATGGGCCTTCAACGCGAACAGGAAGTGGAAATCCGCAAGCCGCCCCGATTCATGCCGGGTGAGCGGGTCCGTGCCACACGCCACGTCAAGAATGACGGCACCTATCCCGGCAAAAATATCGGCGAAAACCTGGTGCGGAAGGGCGACGAGGGTTATGTGCGCGACATCGGTACCTTTCTCCAGCAGTTCTACGTCTATGCCGTCGAGTGGGTCGATCGCGGCACCGTTGTCGGCATGCGCGCACGTGAACTGACGAGCCTCCAGAGGGCTGCCACTGTTCTCAATGAAGGGATAGCCAAATGA
- the nifT gene encoding putative nitrogen fixation protein NifT, whose product MKVMIRRTSAGLSAYVPKKDLEETIIKVEKEDLWGGAVTLKNGWRIALPDLPRDTPLPITVEAKRIFDKD is encoded by the coding sequence ATGAAGGTAATGATCCGCAGAACCAGCGCCGGCTTGTCGGCCTATGTTCCGAAGAAGGATCTCGAAGAGACAATTATCAAGGTCGAGAAGGAAGATCTATGGGGTGGCGCTGTAACGCTCAAGAACGGCTGGCGCATCGCCCTGCCCGACCTGCCCCGGGATACGCCTCTTCCGATCACCGTCGAGGCTAAGAGGATTTTCGACAAGGACTGA
- a CDS encoding SIR2 family NAD-dependent protein deacylase codes for MNTILTSERLVIFRNFDAERRLDLLKEVLATDGIIPYLGPGLLRLSGAQPTVPHTPEAVAAALNLRATAPSRIRTNMWSVAQFIEQRRHRRTLQTWMAEIFAAAVAPTMLHAWFATLPLSLIIDSWYDGTMRAALAKTGRTDVVEIQGVTRANEFGDIWTKSYDLSGRELELGRAARTVLYTPHGSVRPAANFLVSDSDYVEVLTEIDIQTPIPEVVQDRRTNRGLFFVGCRFDDQMLRTYARQIMKRSNGPRIAVIDAATLTKNERRFLAANAITLIDMPIAEAVARLAG; via the coding sequence ATGAACACGATTCTGACCTCGGAGCGTCTCGTGATTTTTCGGAACTTTGATGCCGAAAGGCGGCTTGACCTATTGAAGGAAGTGCTCGCCACCGATGGGATCATCCCCTATCTCGGTCCGGGTCTCCTGCGGCTCAGCGGCGCGCAACCGACTGTACCGCACACACCGGAAGCCGTCGCCGCGGCACTTAACTTGCGGGCCACCGCTCCTTCCAGGATACGCACCAACATGTGGTCGGTCGCGCAATTCATAGAACAGCGCCGGCATCGCCGTACGCTTCAAACCTGGATGGCCGAGATCTTCGCAGCAGCGGTGGCGCCGACCATGCTCCACGCCTGGTTCGCAACCCTACCGCTCTCCCTCATCATCGATAGCTGGTACGATGGGACGATGCGCGCGGCCCTTGCTAAGACCGGTCGAACAGACGTGGTTGAGATACAAGGTGTCACGCGGGCGAACGAATTCGGCGACATTTGGACAAAATCCTACGATCTTTCAGGGAGGGAACTCGAACTCGGACGAGCGGCAAGGACGGTTCTCTATACGCCGCACGGCAGCGTTAGGCCGGCCGCAAACTTCCTCGTCTCAGATTCCGACTATGTCGAAGTCCTGACAGAAATCGATATCCAGACGCCAATCCCTGAGGTGGTGCAGGACCGGCGCACCAACCGGGGCCTGTTCTTCGTCGGCTGCCGCTTCGACGACCAGATGCTGCGCACCTACGCCCGACAGATCATGAAGCGCTCCAACGGCCCACGAATTGCGGTGATCGATGCGGCAACGCTGACCAAAAACGAACGCCGTTTCCTTGCAGCAAACGCGATCACGCTGATCGACATGCCGATTGCGGAAGCCGTGGCTCGGCTTGCCGGATGA
- the nodD1 gene encoding transcriptional regulator NodD1 — protein MRFKGLDLNLLVALDALMTERNLTAAARTINLSQPAMSAAVARLRTYFHDDLFTMIGRELVPTPRAERLAPAVREALLHIQISIISWDPFCPAQSDRRFRIILSDYAALVFFEKVVERAAREAPAVSFELLPLADNYDDCLRRGDADFLIFPELFMSRTHPRARLFDETLVCVGCRSNKQLSERLTLEEYMSMGHVAVKFGNTRTPSIEEWYLLEHGFKRHIEVVVQGFSMIPSMLSGTDRIATMPLRLVKYFAKTIPLRIVELPLPLPTFTQAVQWPALHNGDQASLWMREVLFQEASRIISPRRAKGRPRRS, from the coding sequence ATGCGGTTCAAAGGCCTCGATCTAAATCTCCTCGTCGCGCTCGACGCCCTAATGACAGAGCGTAACCTCACGGCGGCGGCACGCACCATCAACCTGAGCCAGCCAGCGATGAGCGCGGCCGTAGCCCGGTTGCGCACCTATTTCCACGACGACCTCTTTACCATGATAGGCCGCGAATTAGTTCCGACCCCGCGTGCGGAACGGCTCGCGCCCGCAGTCCGCGAGGCACTGCTACACATTCAAATCTCCATCATTTCCTGGGACCCGTTTTGCCCGGCTCAATCGGATCGTCGTTTCAGGATCATCCTTTCGGATTACGCCGCACTCGTCTTTTTCGAAAAGGTCGTGGAGCGCGCTGCGCGGGAGGCTCCCGCCGTTAGCTTCGAATTGCTGCCTCTCGCGGACAACTACGATGACTGCCTCCGGCGCGGCGACGCCGATTTTTTGATTTTTCCGGAATTATTCATGTCGCGCACGCATCCCAGAGCGAGACTGTTCGACGAGACACTCGTGTGCGTAGGCTGCCGCTCGAACAAGCAGTTATCAGAGCGACTTACACTCGAGGAATACATGTCGATGGGGCACGTTGCGGTCAAATTCGGGAATACCCGAACGCCTTCCATTGAGGAATGGTATCTGCTCGAGCACGGCTTCAAGAGACATATTGAGGTCGTCGTCCAGGGATTCAGCATGATTCCATCCATGCTGTCAGGCACCGACCGTATAGCGACCATGCCTTTACGGCTGGTGAAGTATTTCGCAAAAACAATACCCCTGCGGATCGTCGAACTTCCGCTGCCACTCCCCACGTTCACCCAAGCCGTCCAATGGCCTGCCCTTCATAATGGCGATCAGGCAAGCCTCTGGATGCGCGAGGTGTTATTTCAGGAGGCGTCCCGTATAATTTCTCCACGACGGGCCAAGGGACGTCCAAGGCGTTCCTGA
- a CDS encoding mobile mystery protein A encodes MKSDTRKRARLRLDERLQTLQPIDRFRAPPKGWVRALRDALGMTGAQLGARIGVRPQTIESIEKSEAAGTIQLNTLRRAAEALDCTLVYALVPNSSLEAVVEARARKIAIRELQRVAHTMRLEAQGTDSADFEARVQAYIRDKISERDLWNET; translated from the coding sequence ATGAAGAGCGATACTCGCAAGAGAGCCCGGCTGCGCCTCGACGAAAGGCTTCAGACGCTACAGCCCATTGATCGGTTCAGGGCGCCCCCGAAGGGATGGGTGCGCGCTCTGCGCGACGCTCTCGGCATGACAGGCGCGCAGCTCGGCGCGCGCATCGGCGTTCGGCCCCAAACCATCGAATCGATCGAGAAGTCAGAAGCAGCAGGGACGATCCAGCTCAACACACTGCGCCGGGCCGCCGAGGCTCTAGATTGCACACTTGTCTACGCCCTGGTTCCAAACAGCTCGCTCGAAGCTGTCGTCGAGGCTCGGGCACGCAAGATCGCGATACGCGAGCTTCAGCGTGTTGCGCACACGATGCGGTTGGAGGCTCAGGGCACGGATAGTGCAGATTTCGAAGCTCGCGTCCAAGCGTACATTCGCGACAAGATCTCTGAACGCGATCTCTGGAACGAAACATGA
- a CDS encoding mobile mystery protein B produces the protein MTDLFHEPDDATPLEPLEREGLLQTWITHRSDLNEAEQENIVAGAAWVRGRRRLPLEQMLTEDFMRTLHKRMFGDVWRWAGTFRTTERNIGIQAYRIGMELASLLSDISYWIEHGTFPPDEIAIRFHHRLVSIHPFPNGNGRHARLAADLLIERLGGEPFSWGGGSLADVGELRARYVAALRAADDHHIRPLLEFAQS, from the coding sequence ATGACAGATCTCTTCCACGAGCCTGATGACGCAACCCCGCTTGAGCCGCTCGAGCGAGAGGGCCTGCTTCAGACCTGGATCACCCACCGCAGCGACCTCAACGAGGCCGAGCAGGAAAACATCGTTGCCGGTGCGGCTTGGGTACGCGGCCGCCGGCGTTTGCCCCTTGAGCAGATGCTCACTGAAGACTTCATGCGGACACTCCACAAGAGAATGTTCGGGGACGTTTGGCGATGGGCCGGTACGTTCCGGACGACGGAGCGCAACATCGGCATTCAGGCCTACCGCATCGGAATGGAGCTCGCGAGTCTATTGAGCGACATCAGCTATTGGATCGAGCATGGGACCTTTCCGCCGGATGAGATCGCGATCCGGTTCCACCATCGGTTGGTCTCGATTCACCCATTTCCGAACGGAAACGGTCGTCATGCGCGACTGGCGGCTGATCTTCTGATTGAGCGCCTTGGCGGCGAGCCTTTCAGTTGGGGCGGCGGCAGTCTGGCCGACGTCGGCGAACTGCGCGCACGTTACGTCGCCGCACTACGCGCAGCGGACGATCATCACATCAGGCCGTTGCTGGAATTCGCGCAAAGCTAA
- a CDS encoding IS1595 family transposase, which yields MSETMLAALTNIRTAEDMIVAFRDEEQCRRLLESMVWPAGRVCPACGYKRSIAIAGRDMGRRRARPGLYQCSSGDCRFQFTVTTHTPLHSTKLPLSVWLKGMWLMLQSDKGLSSVRLAEALGVSQPTAWRMGHALRLMAAREHMLGGTVEIDHFYLGGRARINPNDPPPGRGRKGLPNTQKTPVMVVVQRPDDVTPGTPAGDARAAVVTGLSLRASARAAEAQIDPDAYLMSDEATAFMALGENYARHDTVKHSSREYVRDAVHVNSVEGFNARVRRTIAGVFHHISPQHADLYFHEIGFRWSQRIVTGQAVRKTRNGRERMKTMWSRVPPALQLLQVFRTATGRQLRRSPDGGIIVKSAVAVFG from the coding sequence ATGTCGGAAACGATGCTTGCAGCGCTGACCAACATTCGGACCGCAGAAGATATGATCGTGGCGTTTCGCGATGAGGAGCAGTGTCGGCGATTGCTGGAAAGCATGGTGTGGCCGGCCGGGAGAGTTTGCCCTGCCTGTGGTTACAAGCGCTCGATCGCGATCGCCGGGCGCGATATGGGCAGGCGGCGTGCGCGTCCGGGTCTCTATCAGTGCTCCAGCGGCGATTGTCGCTTCCAGTTTACGGTGACGACACACACGCCGCTGCATTCCACAAAGCTTCCTCTGAGTGTCTGGCTGAAGGGCATGTGGCTGATGCTGCAGTCGGATAAAGGTTTGTCCTCGGTGCGCCTGGCCGAGGCTCTGGGGGTGAGCCAACCGACGGCCTGGCGGATGGGACACGCGCTGCGTCTGATGGCGGCGCGCGAACACATGCTCGGTGGCACGGTGGAGATCGACCATTTTTATCTCGGTGGGCGAGCAAGAATAAATCCGAACGATCCACCGCCTGGACGCGGCCGAAAAGGACTGCCGAATACCCAGAAGACGCCGGTCATGGTGGTCGTTCAGCGGCCAGATGACGTCACACCCGGCACTCCGGCCGGTGACGCGCGTGCTGCGGTGGTGACGGGTCTTTCGCTCCGTGCATCGGCGCGCGCCGCCGAAGCGCAGATCGACCCCGACGCCTATTTGATGAGCGATGAGGCGACAGCGTTCATGGCCCTTGGCGAGAACTATGCCAGGCATGACACCGTGAAGCATTCCAGCCGCGAATACGTTCGTGACGCCGTTCATGTCAATTCGGTCGAAGGTTTCAATGCCCGCGTCCGCCGCACCATTGCCGGTGTCTTTCATCATATCAGCCCGCAGCACGCCGACCTGTATTTCCACGAGATCGGTTTCCGCTGGTCACAGCGCATTGTCACGGGCCAGGCTGTTCGGAAAACCCGAAATGGCAGGGAACGCATGAAGACCATGTGGTCACGGGTACCGCCGGCGCTGCAATTGCTGCAAGTCTTTCGCACCGCTACCGGACGTCAACTGCGCAGAAGTCCGGACGGTGGAATTATCGTCAAATCAGCAGTAGCTGTCTTTGGTTGA
- a CDS encoding DUF4145 domain-containing protein — MFNTFNRNVDLDSRKRLQCNDCRRETIHTLEAQCVGRWDEDHQFGPIYGWTNFSLYRCGACDEVCFEKASYFSEQYDHDSEGNTRLIPDEIQYPSPSSADFAFDTDYTPTDLNELIEEMLYALAGSKLKLATVALRMVVEFIVNDTKCAGRNLQRKIDDLHAKGHVDEVQVTLLHKIREKGNAGAHKRIAMTRNEMVAGISIINLLLEKLYNGPARQADVIKKANQAFKE, encoded by the coding sequence GTGTTTAATACGTTCAATCGGAATGTCGACTTAGATAGCCGCAAGCGACTTCAGTGCAACGATTGTCGAAGGGAGACGATTCACACCCTTGAGGCCCAATGTGTGGGCAGGTGGGATGAAGACCATCAATTCGGCCCAATCTACGGCTGGACAAATTTCTCACTATATCGGTGTGGCGCTTGCGACGAGGTTTGTTTCGAGAAAGCGTCATATTTCAGCGAGCAGTATGACCACGACTCTGAGGGAAACACGCGCCTCATCCCCGATGAAATCCAGTATCCTTCGCCTTCATCGGCGGACTTCGCTTTTGACACGGATTACACGCCAACCGATCTGAATGAGTTGATTGAAGAGATGCTTTACGCTCTAGCGGGTAGTAAGCTCAAATTGGCAACCGTGGCGCTTCGGATGGTGGTCGAGTTCATTGTGAACGATACGAAATGTGCCGGTCGTAATCTGCAACGGAAGATCGACGATCTTCACGCCAAGGGGCATGTCGATGAGGTGCAGGTTACACTGCTGCACAAAATCAGGGAGAAAGGGAACGCTGGCGCTCACAAGCGCATTGCCATGACCCGCAATGAAATGGTGGCGGGGATCAGCATCATCAATCTGCTGCTGGAAAAACTCTACAACGGGCCAGCGAGACAAGCTGACGTGATAAAGAAGGCCAATCAGGCGTTCAAGGAATGA
- a CDS encoding phage exclusion protein Lit family protein — protein sequence MVNADVLIADAALERWLRQNGPFDAVTLWFTGGHKARSITKIAQRIRAQGDESFRWAIEDEVMEIALRHLRPGGLVQLVIRASGDIEVLRRDFEAHRRAAIANYPVELVSVRCYPYSEPTSPGAIVMRVADSGFVPGQTMALSTVLRAHDVSSEAATAELFKLANRTPFNIAPERAEALAKEVFGTGAWTITPVASAASFWASVDQKAIYVTWAGLASLWSMAYVAYNVMQMGSMASRAQGLKGAVGVDFGRQWHELNLQEYVDYAKRLIWTDRSWPVGLALPNTQAPPTSHDGKVNNLFFGALSWILLHEIGHVHHGHDPFLPAGQMVGQEVQADDFATSWVLDDAGSGLDREFRALMVITALAWLFLFESVGGQDPSHPRAIHRFRAAAAKLDLGDRSPALENASYLFKAVFDPTAAPPRKRETPREAFDSMAHRLGVLFPVR from the coding sequence TTGGTCAACGCCGACGTCCTGATTGCGGACGCTGCACTCGAGCGTTGGCTTCGCCAGAACGGGCCGTTCGACGCCGTAACTCTCTGGTTCACTGGCGGACACAAAGCCCGATCGATTACGAAAATCGCGCAGCGCATCCGGGCCCAAGGCGATGAGAGCTTTCGCTGGGCGATAGAAGATGAAGTAATGGAGATCGCCCTGCGCCACTTGCGTCCGGGCGGACTTGTACAGCTGGTCATCCGAGCCTCTGGTGATATTGAGGTCCTCCGCCGCGACTTTGAGGCGCATCGGCGGGCCGCCATCGCGAATTATCCGGTCGAGCTCGTTTCTGTACGGTGCTATCCTTACAGCGAACCGACGTCACCCGGAGCGATCGTCATGAGAGTCGCGGACAGCGGGTTCGTGCCGGGCCAGACGATGGCTCTATCAACCGTCCTCCGAGCCCACGACGTCTCCTCCGAAGCTGCAACTGCCGAACTGTTCAAGCTCGCAAATCGAACTCCGTTCAACATTGCACCAGAACGAGCCGAAGCGCTCGCGAAAGAGGTGTTTGGGACCGGCGCGTGGACTATCACACCGGTGGCATCCGCGGCCAGCTTTTGGGCCAGCGTCGACCAGAAGGCGATCTACGTCACCTGGGCGGGGCTCGCGAGCCTGTGGTCTATGGCATATGTGGCCTACAATGTGATGCAGATGGGCTCGATGGCGTCTCGAGCTCAGGGGTTGAAGGGAGCGGTAGGCGTTGACTTCGGCCGGCAATGGCACGAGCTGAACCTACAAGAATACGTCGACTACGCGAAAAGGCTAATTTGGACCGACCGGAGTTGGCCAGTCGGGCTAGCCTTGCCCAACACTCAGGCGCCTCCAACATCGCACGACGGAAAGGTCAACAACTTATTTTTCGGCGCGCTAAGTTGGATTCTCCTCCATGAGATTGGACACGTGCATCACGGACATGATCCCTTTCTCCCAGCTGGCCAGATGGTCGGTCAGGAGGTTCAAGCTGACGATTTTGCCACAAGCTGGGTTCTGGATGATGCGGGCTCAGGCCTTGATCGCGAGTTCCGGGCGCTGATGGTGATTACCGCTCTGGCGTGGCTGTTCCTCTTCGAATCTGTGGGCGGCCAGGACCCATCGCATCCACGGGCCATTCATCGCTTCCGTGCCGCCGCGGCGAAGCTCGACCTCGGGGACCGAAGCCCAGCGCTTGAGAACGCCTCCTATTTGTTCAAGGCTGTGTTTGACCCCACAGCCGCGCCCCCCCGTAAGCGCGAAACTCCACGGGAGGCCTTTGACTCCATGGCGCACCGCCTCGGGGTACTGTTCCCGGTTCGCTAA
- a CDS encoding SEC-C metal-binding domain-containing protein, translating to MPTLKPDDICTCGSDRRYADCHEPIYTAPRGKAVIVAQEIYAREWGVNAAHYVTEGLYTSLAAELIEAGTVERVLDIGCGLGQGLEALSAAITAKNQLIVGVDENPYCLGARSAGGCCR from the coding sequence ATGCCCACCCTCAAGCCCGACGATATCTGCACCTGCGGCAGCGACCGACGCTACGCCGACTGCCACGAGCCGATCTACACGGCACCTCGCGGCAAGGCGGTCATCGTAGCGCAGGAGATCTACGCCCGCGAATGGGGTGTGAACGCTGCCCATTACGTCACTGAGGGACTCTACACCTCGCTTGCTGCCGAACTGATTGAGGCTGGAACGGTCGAACGTGTTCTCGACATCGGCTGCGGCTTGGGCCAGGGCCTGGAGGCGCTATCGGCTGCCATCACAGCGAAAAATCAGCTGATTGTTGGTGTGGACGAGAACCCCTACTGCTTAGGGGCTCGGTCTGCCGGAGGATGCTGTCGCTAG
- a CDS encoding ATP-dependent nuclease, with the protein MYLDRLRLERFRSFENGVITFHPHLTAIVGENNGGKSNIIDALRLLLLPTNGRREIYCEESDIRRDAGDRSFRVKACIGDLTPAQKGLLISAVPNPLKAEAIYGLAFSKEDGRRYRPQYWSGKFEAQPEAGSTDLIRYVYLPPLRDAQRALASGNPTRIAQLLRYFVGQSEEEKFKSDLQRAQTSDALSAIDGEIGLLLRDLTTGAREQKAALGFSDNESLYDIARDLRFKLADVDIVNPEELRHSGLGYVNLLFMATVVMELEKAKDADLTLFLVEEPEAHLHPQLQMLVLDFLQEKARQSSQTTRNPGEAEGRIQVIVTTHSPNLTAWIEPENLVVMRSSPGTDMRPASAAIAVRTLDIEKRKLAKISRYLDVTRSAMLFGGRVMLIEGMAEALLLPVFAERLFRHRGDPLHPDRQKWKRFQSTSLVSIEGVDFEPYVSLLLTPGPEAPCIAEKLVIITDRDPDAPGDRENTLGTIAAARGVGDKLRVAVNEVTLEQSLFTAANEPLLKLAFLDLHPRSEKKWNDQIEWSVEAERPSAFLALFTSRTNPVRKGDYAQALALVLSPKDPDYVPNTVLQLHKGDEEAARKAYHDLIETFEVPDYLQQAISELVA; encoded by the coding sequence GTGTACCTTGATCGCCTTCGCCTAGAGCGCTTCCGATCATTTGAGAATGGAGTCATTACTTTTCATCCGCACTTGACGGCGATTGTCGGCGAGAACAACGGCGGAAAGTCGAATATCATCGATGCGCTTAGACTCCTTCTTCTCCCCACTAACGGCCGCCGCGAAATATACTGCGAAGAGTCAGACATAAGGCGTGACGCAGGGGATAGATCCTTCCGCGTCAAAGCCTGTATCGGTGATCTAACCCCCGCTCAAAAAGGTCTCTTGATATCCGCGGTCCCCAATCCTCTAAAAGCCGAAGCAATCTATGGACTGGCGTTTTCAAAGGAGGATGGACGGCGTTACAGGCCCCAATATTGGTCAGGCAAGTTTGAGGCTCAGCCTGAAGCTGGGTCAACGGACTTAATTCGCTATGTGTATCTCCCCCCACTTCGTGATGCCCAAAGGGCTCTTGCATCCGGAAATCCCACGAGGATCGCGCAACTGCTTCGCTACTTTGTGGGCCAGAGCGAAGAAGAGAAGTTCAAGTCTGATCTTCAACGAGCACAAACAAGTGACGCCCTTTCCGCGATCGATGGTGAAATTGGACTACTGTTACGGGATCTCACGACAGGAGCCCGAGAACAGAAAGCCGCCCTTGGCTTCTCAGACAACGAGAGCCTCTACGACATTGCGCGGGATTTACGGTTTAAGCTCGCAGACGTGGACATCGTCAATCCAGAAGAGCTTCGTCACTCAGGACTCGGCTACGTAAACCTCCTCTTTATGGCGACCGTAGTAATGGAGCTTGAGAAGGCGAAAGATGCTGATCTCACATTGTTTTTAGTCGAAGAGCCCGAAGCGCATCTTCATCCCCAACTGCAAATGCTCGTGCTGGATTTTTTGCAGGAAAAGGCAAGACAAAGCAGCCAGACAACTCGCAACCCCGGCGAAGCAGAGGGACGAATACAGGTTATCGTTACGACTCACTCCCCGAACCTGACCGCCTGGATAGAACCTGAAAATCTGGTCGTAATGCGGTCTTCGCCGGGCACCGACATGCGGCCTGCTTCAGCGGCAATTGCCGTTCGGACCTTGGATATTGAAAAGCGCAAGCTGGCGAAGATCAGCCGCTATCTCGACGTGACCCGCTCCGCAATGCTCTTCGGCGGGCGTGTAATGCTTATCGAGGGCATGGCGGAGGCGCTTCTTCTACCCGTTTTTGCTGAACGGCTTTTTAGGCACCGGGGAGACCCCCTCCACCCAGATAGGCAAAAATGGAAACGCTTCCAGTCCACTTCTCTCGTATCAATCGAGGGCGTTGATTTTGAACCCTACGTATCACTCTTACTCACGCCAGGGCCGGAAGCGCCCTGCATCGCAGAGAAGTTGGTAATCATAACCGATCGAGATCCAGATGCGCCCGGAGACCGTGAAAATACATTAGGCACGATTGCCGCTGCTCGCGGGGTCGGAGATAAGCTGAGGGTTGCGGTGAACGAAGTCACCCTGGAACAATCGTTGTTTACCGCTGCCAATGAGCCACTGCTCAAACTAGCATTTCTCGACCTTCACCCCAGATCAGAAAAGAAATGGAACGATCAGATTGAATGGTCGGTTGAAGCGGAACGGCCAAGCGCATTCTTAGCGCTTTTCACAAGCCGGACAAACCCAGTCCGAAAAGGTGACTATGCACAGGCCCTGGCTCTAGTTCTGTCGCCCAAAGATCCTGATTATGTCCCCAATACCGTTCTCCAACTGCACAAAGGCGATGAAGAAGCCGCCCGGAAAGCCTATCACGACCTCATCGAAACGTTCGAGGTCCCCGACTATCTCCAGCAAGCGATTTCAGAGCTTGTGGCATGA